One segment of Ziziphus jujuba cultivar Dongzao chromosome 12, ASM3175591v1 DNA contains the following:
- the LOC125420321 gene encoding uncharacterized protein LOC125420321: MYHHHNHHFLPYCLHCHPHSYIRMVQHLIERCLLLHMSLDQCIKALEQHASIRPLVTLTVWRELQKENRDFFHAYFHAISPRPVFMRNHIHKAPRLTKKRHYWR, encoded by the exons atgtatcatCATCATAACCACCACTTTCTTCCTTACTGTTTGCATTGCCATCCACATAGCTATATTCGGATG GTTCAACATCTTATTGAAAGATGCTTACTTCTTCACATGAGTCTGGATCAATGCATAAAGGCCTTAGAACAGCATGCAAGCATCCGACCGCTCGTCACTCTAactg TGTGGAGAGAGCTACAAAAGGAGAATAGAGACTTCTTTCATGCATACTTCCATGCTATATCTCCCAGGCCCGTCTTTATGA GAAACCATATCCACAAGGCACCAAGATTAACCAAGAAGAGACATTACTGGCGGTGA
- the LOC125420015 gene encoding axial regulator YABBY 4: MSTLNHFFDLSEQICYVQCGFCTTILLVSVPCSSLSMVVTVRCGHCTGLLSVNMMKASFVPLHLLASLSQVEKKEEVYNMEEVEADNPMDRRSPAICSDNEEGDNIVSVNHIVNKPPEKRQRAPSAYNHFIREEIRRLKAENPKMAHKEAFSTAAKNWAHFPPIEFKGDGESCSQREENLASWDSDVTVNEVHEEGNFFHERKVQRNSENEQRHPLSE; encoded by the exons ATGTCGACACTGAACCATTTCTTTGATCTGTCTGAACAGATTTGTTATGTACAATGTGGTTTCTGCACCACTATTTTACTG GTAAGTGTTCCATGCAGCAGCTTGTCAATGGTGGTGACTGTAAGATGTGGCCACTGCACTGGTCTCTTATCTGTCAACATGATGAAAGCCTCCTTTGTTCCTCTGCATCTTTTAGCTTCCCTAAGTCAAGTTGAG aaaaaagaagaggttTATAACATGGAGGAAGTGGAGGCAGATAACCCCATGGACAGGCGCAGCCCCGCAATCTGTTCTGACAATGAAGAAGGAGATAATATTGTCTCCGTGAATCACATTGTTAACAAAC ctCCTGAGAAGAGACAACGAGCTCCATCAGCCTACAACCATTTTATCAG AGAAGAGATCAGGAGGCTTAAAGCtgaaaatccaaaaatggcTCACAAGGAAGCTTTCAGTACAGCTGCCAAAAAT TGGGCCCATTTCCCTCCAATTGAGTTCAAAGGAGACGGAGAGAGTTGTAGCCAGAGAGAGGAAAATTTGGCCAGCTGGGATTCCGATGTCACAGTCAATGAG GTCCACGAAGAGGGCAATTTTTTCCACGAAAGAAAGGTCCAAAGGAATTCCGAAAATGAGCAAAGACACCCTTTGAGTGAATGA